In a genomic window of Demequina muriae:
- a CDS encoding FAD-dependent oxidoreductase, whose translation MTAAADSPVASPVVVIGAGQAGLSVAYHLRRRGLVTGTDVTVLDRGPSTGGAWQHRWEALRLGDAHRVHDLPGMDEVGISFATAPRDRPARDVVAEYYRRYERHFEIAVRRPVDVDAVTRQHDGRFLVESRDLGKPLAASAVVGAVGTWGAPRRPEIPGTEVFRGLQVTTADYRSAADFAGLRVAVVGGGTSAIGFVREVADAGATPLWYTRGPVRFLESAATLGEDLGRESVRLQDEAARAGAELPSIVSTTGIPLTPRMRRLRDRGLLERRPMFVRLVTDGVVEQDGRTTTVDAIIWAMGFRADLAPFAGVGVDARSGVEVDRGYAVRVPGLFLAGYGPQASTVSANRGARRIARDVEAYLSDGRWPPTQPRRVGASDSITRG comes from the coding sequence GTGGCGTACCACCTGCGCCGGAGGGGGCTCGTGACAGGCACGGACGTGACAGTGCTGGACCGGGGCCCGTCCACCGGCGGCGCGTGGCAGCATCGCTGGGAGGCGCTGCGGCTCGGGGACGCCCACCGGGTCCACGACCTGCCCGGCATGGACGAGGTGGGGATCAGCTTCGCGACGGCGCCGCGTGATCGTCCCGCGCGGGACGTCGTCGCCGAGTACTACCGCAGGTATGAGCGTCACTTCGAGATCGCCGTGCGCCGCCCGGTCGATGTCGACGCAGTGACGCGTCAGCACGATGGCCGGTTCCTCGTCGAGTCCCGCGACCTCGGGAAGCCCCTGGCGGCCTCGGCGGTGGTGGGCGCCGTCGGAACCTGGGGCGCGCCCCGCCGGCCCGAGATCCCCGGCACAGAGGTCTTCCGCGGCCTGCAGGTCACGACCGCCGACTACCGGTCCGCCGCCGACTTCGCGGGCCTCCGAGTCGCCGTGGTGGGCGGCGGCACCTCCGCGATCGGGTTCGTACGCGAGGTGGCCGATGCGGGCGCGACACCCCTGTGGTACACCCGCGGCCCGGTGCGGTTCCTCGAATCCGCCGCGACGCTGGGTGAGGACCTGGGCCGAGAGTCCGTGCGGCTCCAGGACGAGGCGGCGCGTGCGGGAGCGGAACTGCCGAGCATCGTGTCGACGACGGGAATCCCGCTCACCCCGCGAATGCGCAGGCTCCGCGATCGAGGACTGCTCGAGCGACGGCCCATGTTCGTGCGCCTGGTCACCGACGGCGTCGTCGAGCAGGACGGGCGCACCACGACGGTCGACGCGATCATCTGGGCGATGGGCTTCCGCGCAGACCTCGCGCCGTTCGCGGGAGTCGGCGTCGACGCCCGCAGCGGCGTCGAAGTCGACCGGGGCTACGCCGTGCGCGTGCCCGGGCTGTTCCTCGCGGGCTACGGACCCCAGGCCTCAACGGTCAGCGCGAACCGAGGGGCGCGACGCATCGCGCGTGACGTGGAGGCCTACCTGAGCGACGGGCGGTGGCCGCCCACTCAGCCGCGCCGCGTCGGGGCGTCGGACTCGATCACCCGCGGCTGA
- a CDS encoding GGDEF domain-containing protein encodes MRIALGGVSLTVLVLFYLGVYRPTRSSFSGWWSVSLLCAGSSTTLLLLNDSALQVVANPVSTVLSVVGVTCVWFATRSLRRRRLPLWVLAVSPALILIPSLLQNPGDNIWAGNGALFTYMGAMFAAGSLEVWLAWHARRSRTDYEPNGEAVVALLVSAIASSALGAFYLLRSVLYFVVGPDSPTFETIVGTGPTTGMLLISLVAVTFSVSAVGWDQQTQELRTRAMQDDLTGLLGRTEFRLQAERAFDDARTTGVLALLVMADLDHFKAVNDAHGHAAGDRALLTFAATVKDSLEPGELAGRLGGEEFGLVLLDVDSAGAVARLEAMSSAFAARSDAHDFDLPTVSYGIAGLADGDSAAEIFERADIALYRAKADGRDRAVAYTPEFGQDPGFGMRRRATDQPRVIESDAPTRRG; translated from the coding sequence ATGCGAATCGCCTTGGGCGGAGTGTCGCTGACGGTTCTCGTGCTGTTCTACCTGGGCGTCTACCGGCCCACGCGGTCAAGCTTCTCCGGGTGGTGGAGCGTCTCGCTGCTGTGCGCAGGCTCCTCGACGACGCTGCTGCTGCTGAACGACAGCGCCCTGCAGGTGGTGGCGAACCCTGTCTCCACCGTCCTGTCCGTCGTCGGCGTCACATGCGTGTGGTTCGCGACGCGCTCGCTCCGCCGCAGGCGCCTGCCGTTGTGGGTCCTGGCGGTCAGTCCTGCGCTGATCCTCATCCCTTCGCTGCTCCAGAACCCTGGAGACAACATCTGGGCCGGCAACGGGGCGCTGTTCACCTACATGGGCGCGATGTTCGCCGCCGGTTCCCTCGAGGTGTGGCTCGCGTGGCACGCACGCCGATCGCGCACGGATTACGAGCCGAATGGCGAGGCCGTCGTCGCGCTGCTGGTGAGCGCCATCGCGTCGAGTGCGCTGGGGGCGTTCTACCTGCTCCGCAGCGTGCTGTACTTCGTGGTCGGTCCGGACAGCCCCACCTTCGAGACGATCGTCGGCACCGGCCCCACCACGGGAATGCTGCTGATCAGCCTCGTGGCCGTGACGTTCAGTGTGTCTGCGGTGGGATGGGACCAGCAGACGCAGGAGCTGCGCACGCGCGCGATGCAGGACGATCTCACGGGGCTGCTGGGACGCACAGAGTTCCGTCTGCAAGCCGAGCGCGCCTTCGATGATGCGAGGACGACCGGGGTTCTCGCGCTGTTGGTGATGGCAGATCTCGATCATTTCAAGGCCGTCAACGACGCCCATGGGCACGCGGCGGGAGACCGCGCGCTGCTGACGTTCGCCGCGACCGTGAAGGATTCCCTGGAGCCCGGTGAGCTTGCAGGCAGGCTGGGCGGCGAGGAGTTCGGCCTCGTGCTGCTGGACGTCGACTCCGCTGGCGCAGTGGCGCGGCTCGAGGCCATGAGCAGCGCCTTCGCCGCGCGATCCGACGCGCACGACTTCGATCTGCCCACGGTGAGCTACGGCATCGCCGGGCTGGCCGACGGCGACTCGGCCGCCGAGATCTTCGAACGCGCCGATATCGCGCTCTATCGTGCGAAGGCCGATGGCCGCGATCGCGCGGTCGCCTACACTCCCGAGTTCGGGCAGGACCCCGGATTCGGCATGCGGCGCCGGGCGACCGATCAGCCGCGGGTGATCGAGTCCGACGCCCCGACGCGGCGCGGCTGA
- a CDS encoding DUF1801 domain-containing protein: MADNATQPTDQDVEEFLASVEPARRREDGFRLLALMAEVTGEAPTMWGPSIVGFGQRHYTYASGREGDWMRVGYSPRKTQLSLYGLKDHPLADDVLERLGPHSTGAGCVYIKQLDAVNEGVLRELIDLAYRSADDAS, translated from the coding sequence ATGGCCGACAACGCGACACAGCCCACCGACCAGGACGTCGAGGAGTTCCTCGCGAGCGTCGAGCCCGCACGGCGACGAGAGGATGGCTTCCGGCTGCTGGCGCTCATGGCGGAGGTGACGGGCGAGGCACCCACGATGTGGGGGCCGAGCATCGTCGGCTTCGGCCAACGCCATTACACCTACGCCAGCGGACGAGAAGGCGACTGGATGCGGGTGGGCTACTCGCCACGCAAGACCCAGCTGTCGCTGTACGGTCTCAAGGACCATCCCTTGGCCGACGACGTGCTGGAGCGACTCGGACCGCATTCCACGGGCGCGGGATGCGTGTACATCAAGCAGCTGGACGCCGTGAACGAAGGCGTGCTCCGCGAGCTCATCGACCTGGCCTACCGCAGCGCCGACGACGCGTCGTGA
- the der gene encoding ribosome biogenesis GTPase Der encodes MPVASDPEESLDEVREAALRAGLDDYELSPEDLAALEGDVEPVTERALPILAVIGRPNVGKSTLVNRILGKRLAVVEDKPGVTRDRVLYPAEWSGTDFMLMDTGGWEAKVTGLDLSVAQQAEVAVEMADAVMFVVDSKVGPTASDEKVVRLLRRSGKPVVLAANKVDGPQGELEAASLWSLGLGEPYPVSALHGRGTGDLLDAAIAVLPTEMPQVEVDPDAPRRIALVGRPNVGKSSLLNQLAGENRVVVNEEAGTTRDPVDERVEIAGRSWTLVDTAGIRRRVHMSKGADFYASLRTATAIERAEVVLVLLDASVPLTDQDSRVISQVLDSGRAIVLVFNKWDLVGEDERFLLERSIEQDLVQLTWAPRVNLSALTSWHTNRLVPAIDLALGSWDQRISTGKLNSFLGELVAEHPHPVRSGKQPKILFATQASNRPPRFVIFASGFLEPTYRRFIERRLREKFGFEGSPIQISVRVREKRKRR; translated from the coding sequence ATGCCCGTGGCGTCCGACCCTGAGGAGAGCCTCGACGAGGTTCGCGAGGCGGCGCTGCGCGCCGGCCTCGACGACTACGAGCTGAGCCCCGAGGACCTGGCGGCGCTGGAAGGCGACGTCGAGCCGGTCACCGAGCGCGCGCTGCCGATCCTCGCCGTCATCGGCCGTCCGAATGTGGGCAAGTCGACTCTCGTCAACCGCATCCTCGGCAAGCGGCTCGCCGTGGTCGAGGACAAGCCGGGCGTCACCCGCGACCGCGTGCTCTATCCCGCTGAGTGGTCGGGCACGGACTTCATGCTGATGGACACCGGTGGCTGGGAGGCCAAGGTGACCGGCCTCGACCTCTCCGTGGCCCAGCAGGCCGAGGTCGCGGTCGAGATGGCCGATGCCGTGATGTTCGTCGTGGACTCCAAGGTTGGTCCCACCGCGTCCGACGAGAAGGTGGTGCGGCTGCTTCGCCGTTCTGGCAAGCCCGTGGTGCTCGCGGCCAACAAGGTCGACGGTCCGCAGGGCGAGCTCGAGGCGGCGTCGCTCTGGAGCCTCGGCTTGGGGGAGCCGTACCCGGTCAGCGCTCTGCACGGCCGTGGCACCGGCGACCTGCTCGACGCCGCCATCGCGGTGCTCCCCACGGAGATGCCGCAGGTGGAGGTCGACCCCGATGCCCCGCGCCGCATCGCTTTGGTGGGACGCCCGAACGTGGGCAAGAGCTCGCTGCTGAACCAGCTGGCCGGCGAGAACCGCGTCGTCGTGAACGAGGAGGCGGGCACCACCCGCGATCCGGTGGACGAGCGCGTCGAGATCGCAGGTCGTTCGTGGACCCTGGTCGATACCGCGGGCATCCGCCGCCGCGTCCACATGTCCAAGGGCGCAGACTTCTACGCGTCGCTGCGGACCGCCACGGCCATCGAGCGTGCCGAGGTGGTGCTCGTCCTGCTCGACGCCTCCGTGCCGCTCACCGATCAGGACTCCCGAGTCATCTCGCAGGTGCTGGACTCGGGCCGCGCGATCGTGCTGGTATTCAACAAGTGGGACCTGGTGGGCGAGGACGAGCGCTTCCTGCTCGAGCGCTCCATCGAGCAGGACCTGGTTCAGCTGACATGGGCGCCGCGGGTCAACCTGTCCGCGCTCACCTCCTGGCACACCAACCGCCTGGTGCCGGCGATCGACCTCGCACTCGGCAGCTGGGACCAGCGCATCTCGACGGGCAAGCTCAACTCCTTCCTCGGAGAGCTCGTGGCAGAGCACCCGCACCCGGTGCGTTCAGGCAAGCAGCCCAAGATCCTCTTCGCCACCCAGGCATCGAACCGCCCGCCACGGTTCGTCATCTTCGCGTCGGGCTTCCTCGAGCCCACGTACCGGCGGTTCATCGAAAGGCGCCTGCGCGAGAAGTTCGGGTTCGAAGGCTCGCCGATTCAGATCTCGGTGCGCGTGCGCGAGAAGCGCAAGCGTCGCTGA
- a CDS encoding lysophospholipid acyltransferase family protein, with product MTGSDAPSAWGPRWSRWVGVALARGWWATEVRGREHLPRRGAAIVVANHVGFIDGPVLHGVVSRPSHFLIGSHMYRGALGPILRAAGQIRVEGAGRTALAQGLAVLRRGGVVGMFPEGTRGAGTADAVHGGAAWLALQSGAPIVPTALIGTRRAGEPVSVWPPPRRRILAAFGAPVTLAPPADLKGRRRQEWAQQAVAAALRAQVEATLADTDLRLPGDDGGRTIASIEENA from the coding sequence GTGACGGGATCCGACGCGCCGAGCGCCTGGGGACCGCGATGGTCCCGGTGGGTCGGCGTCGCGCTCGCGCGGGGCTGGTGGGCGACCGAGGTCCGCGGTCGCGAGCATCTGCCTCGGCGGGGCGCCGCCATCGTGGTCGCGAATCACGTGGGCTTCATCGACGGTCCCGTGCTGCACGGCGTCGTGTCTCGACCGTCCCACTTCCTCATCGGGTCTCACATGTACCGCGGTGCGCTCGGACCCATCCTGCGCGCCGCTGGCCAGATCCGCGTCGAGGGCGCCGGCAGGACGGCGCTGGCGCAGGGGCTCGCCGTGCTGCGCCGAGGCGGCGTGGTGGGCATGTTCCCGGAAGGCACGCGAGGCGCGGGCACGGCCGATGCGGTGCACGGCGGTGCTGCGTGGCTGGCACTCCAGTCGGGGGCGCCCATCGTCCCGACGGCGCTGATCGGCACTCGCCGAGCAGGCGAGCCGGTCAGCGTGTGGCCCCCGCCGCGACGCCGCATCCTGGCGGCGTTCGGCGCGCCCGTGACGCTCGCTCCACCCGCGGATCTCAAGGGCCGCAGGCGTCAGGAGTGGGCCCAGCAGGCCGTCGCCGCTGCGCTGCGTGCACAGGTGGAGGCGACGCTCGCTGACACCGACCTCCGTTTGCCGGGGGATGATGGGGGCCGGACTATCGCAAGCATCGAGGAGAACGCATGA
- the cmk gene encoding (d)CMP kinase — protein MTGIVIAIDGPAGTGKSTVSREVATRLGLAYFDTGATYRVATLACLMEGVDFAVTSDVAAMVATMNVELVLDPRNPRVLLDGEDVSRQIRTDTVALTVSKVATNLEARPILQEMQREVIRLERDGGMSRGRGVCVEGRDITTVIAPDADVRVLMTADDEVRVARRAGEGADVATVREAVLGRDRRDSAVVSFHEATDGVHTLDTTDLTIEEAVRAVVQLAHEAAL, from the coding sequence ATGACTGGAATCGTCATCGCCATCGACGGGCCCGCGGGCACCGGCAAGTCCACCGTGTCCCGCGAGGTCGCCACCCGCCTGGGTCTGGCGTACTTCGACACGGGAGCGACGTACCGGGTCGCGACCCTCGCGTGCCTCATGGAAGGCGTGGACTTCGCCGTCACCAGCGATGTCGCAGCCATGGTCGCCACGATGAACGTCGAGCTGGTGCTCGATCCGCGCAACCCGCGCGTGCTGCTCGATGGTGAGGACGTCTCGCGCCAGATCCGCACCGACACGGTCGCCCTCACGGTGTCGAAGGTCGCCACCAACCTCGAGGCGCGCCCCATCCTGCAGGAGATGCAGCGTGAGGTCATCCGGTTGGAGCGCGACGGCGGGATGTCCCGAGGCAGGGGAGTGTGCGTCGAAGGCCGCGACATCACCACGGTGATCGCGCCCGATGCCGACGTCAGGGTCCTCATGACGGCCGACGACGAGGTGCGGGTGGCGCGCCGTGCGGGCGAAGGCGCGGACGTCGCGACCGTACGCGAGGCGGTGCTGGGTCGAGATCGACGTGACTCCGCCGTCGTGAGCTTCCATGAGGCCACTGATGGCGTCCACACCCTCGACACCACCGACCTGACCATCGAGGAGGCGGTGCGAGCGGTGGTGCAGCTCGCGCACGAGGCGGCACTGTGA
- a CDS encoding prephenate dehydrogenase, which yields MDGSLPRTHVIGAGLIGASIGIGLSAEGWPVTIEDADPETQALAHAIGAGRAPEGSAPDLVIVAVPPALAATVVAGALERWADAVVTDVASVKAPIARAAHATGHGDRYVGSHPMAGREISGALAAQGDLFKARPWVLCPNGATAHAVELVSRVPHALQCDLVTMDADAHDAAVARVSHAPQVAASAVAAALGTLGPDDVALAGQGLRDVTRIAASDPRMWADIARLNRHALVATLTHIIDDLEDVRDSDDVGEALTDLIERGRVEVARIPGKHGGAKREWIPVTVIVPDEPGQLLRLLSDVASVGVNVEDITIEHSPRQPVGLTTLHVLPAKADELSRALIAHEWEIAAS from the coding sequence ATGGATGGCTCGCTGCCGCGCACCCACGTCATCGGCGCGGGACTCATCGGCGCGTCCATCGGCATCGGCCTGAGCGCTGAGGGCTGGCCGGTGACCATTGAGGACGCCGACCCCGAGACTCAGGCGCTCGCCCACGCGATCGGCGCGGGACGGGCGCCGGAGGGTTCCGCCCCCGACCTGGTCATCGTCGCAGTGCCGCCTGCCCTCGCCGCCACCGTGGTCGCGGGAGCCCTCGAGCGCTGGGCCGACGCCGTCGTCACCGACGTGGCGAGCGTCAAGGCGCCGATCGCCCGGGCAGCTCACGCCACCGGTCATGGCGATCGATACGTGGGGTCGCACCCCATGGCGGGTCGCGAGATCTCCGGGGCCCTCGCGGCGCAGGGCGACCTGTTCAAGGCCCGGCCGTGGGTGCTGTGCCCCAATGGTGCGACAGCGCACGCCGTCGAGCTCGTGTCGCGCGTGCCGCACGCGCTCCAATGCGACCTCGTCACGATGGACGCTGACGCGCACGACGCCGCGGTCGCGCGGGTGTCGCATGCGCCCCAGGTCGCGGCCTCCGCTGTGGCCGCCGCGCTCGGCACCCTGGGGCCCGATGACGTGGCGCTGGCCGGACAGGGACTGCGGGACGTGACGCGCATCGCGGCCTCCGACCCCCGCATGTGGGCGGACATCGCGCGGCTCAACCGCCACGCGCTGGTGGCGACGCTGACGCACATCATCGACGACCTCGAGGACGTCCGGGACTCGGATGACGTGGGCGAGGCGCTCACCGACCTGATCGAACGCGGACGTGTCGAGGTGGCGCGCATCCCTGGCAAGCACGGTGGGGCCAAGCGGGAGTGGATCCCCGTGACCGTCATCGTCCCCGACGAGCCAGGACAGCTGCTGCGGCTGCTGTCCGACGTGGCCTCGGTCGGCGTGAACGTCGAAGACATCACCATCGAGCACTCGCCACGACAGCCCGTGGGACTCACCACGCTTCACGTCCTGCCCGCCAAGGCGGACGAGCTGTCGCGAGCGCTCATCGCACACGAGTGGGAGATCGCAGCCTCATGA
- the aroH gene encoding chorismate mutase — translation MPLRAIRGATTLERDEREHLHQRTQELVEAVVAANSLETDDIVSVIFTCTPDIVSDFPAAAARELGFGAVPLMCAQEMAVPGALPLVVRVMMHAETGRSRNEITHVYLHDAVSLRRDLAQ, via the coding sequence ATGCCTCTGAGAGCCATCCGCGGAGCGACCACGCTCGAGCGCGACGAGCGAGAACACCTGCATCAGCGCACGCAGGAACTCGTCGAGGCCGTCGTGGCCGCCAACTCCCTCGAGACCGATGACATCGTCTCCGTGATCTTCACCTGCACTCCCGACATCGTCAGTGACTTCCCCGCCGCAGCGGCGCGCGAGCTGGGATTCGGCGCCGTGCCGCTCATGTGCGCCCAGGAGATGGCGGTTCCGGGTGCGCTCCCGCTCGTGGTCCGGGTGATGATGCACGCCGAGACCGGCCGGTCCCGGAACGAGATCACCCACGTGTACCTTCACGACGCGGTGTCTCTGCGGCGCGACCTGGCGCAGTAG
- a CDS encoding pseudouridine synthase, translating into MDELEVHRPEGVRLQKVLAAAGVGSRRKCEILIERGLVKVNGEVVDQLGVRVNPDEVTIEVKGQRISVDDSKVVVVLNKPAGVVSTMSDPQGRRSLDEFVADFEERLFHVGRLDAETTGVLLLTNDGDLANRLAHPSHGVPKVYVAKVEGRVPKSLCTMLRAGVDLDDGPVRVTDCAILDARDDASLVKVELHEGRNRIVRRMLDKAGHPVIDLVRTDFGPISLGTLQPGQVRRLGREEVGSLMKVAGL; encoded by the coding sequence ATGGATGAGCTCGAAGTGCACCGCCCCGAGGGCGTGCGATTGCAGAAGGTGCTGGCGGCCGCGGGAGTGGGGTCGCGTCGCAAGTGCGAGATCCTCATCGAACGTGGGCTCGTCAAGGTCAACGGCGAGGTGGTCGACCAGCTCGGCGTCCGCGTCAATCCCGACGAGGTGACGATCGAGGTCAAGGGTCAACGCATCAGCGTCGACGACTCGAAGGTCGTCGTGGTGCTCAACAAGCCCGCGGGTGTGGTCTCCACGATGAGCGACCCCCAGGGGCGTCGATCCCTGGACGAGTTCGTCGCCGACTTCGAGGAGCGGCTGTTCCACGTCGGCAGGCTCGACGCGGAGACCACGGGGGTGCTGCTGCTCACGAACGATGGCGACCTCGCCAACCGGCTCGCCCACCCCTCGCACGGGGTCCCGAAGGTGTATGTCGCCAAGGTCGAGGGCCGCGTGCCGAAGTCGCTGTGCACCATGCTGCGTGCGGGGGTGGATCTCGACGACGGACCGGTGCGCGTGACCGATTGCGCCATCCTCGACGCACGCGATGACGCCTCCCTCGTCAAGGTGGAGCTCCACGAGGGTCGCAACCGCATCGTGCGCCGCATGCTCGACAAGGCCGGGCACCCGGTGATCGACCTGGTCCGCACCGACTTCGGGCCGATCTCCCTGGGCACCCTGCAGCCGGGCCAGGTGCGTCGGCTCGGTCGCGAAGAAGTCGGTTCGCTGATGAAGGTCGCGGGGCTCTGA
- the scpB gene encoding SMC-Scp complex subunit ScpB: protein MTDVHTRGAIEAILMVVDEPVDAADLAAAVDVPLDQVIAVLHELRDEYADPAAPRGFELREVDGRWRIYSSRLYADAVGTFIVEGQSARLSQAALETLAVVAYRQPVTRGQISQVRGVSVDSVMKTLSARSLVTEVGEVGGAVQYGTTTEFLERLGLASLDDLPELAPYLPDLADIDGEGR from the coding sequence ATGACTGACGTGCACACGAGGGGCGCCATCGAGGCGATCCTGATGGTCGTGGATGAGCCCGTGGATGCGGCAGACCTCGCCGCGGCGGTGGACGTGCCGCTGGACCAGGTGATCGCGGTGCTCCACGAGCTGCGCGACGAGTACGCCGACCCCGCCGCGCCGCGAGGGTTCGAGCTCCGCGAAGTCGACGGTCGCTGGCGCATCTACTCCTCGCGTCTGTACGCCGATGCGGTGGGCACGTTCATCGTCGAGGGCCAGTCCGCGCGGCTGTCCCAGGCGGCGCTCGAGACCCTCGCCGTCGTGGCGTACCGGCAGCCGGTGACCCGTGGCCAGATCTCTCAGGTGCGCGGGGTGAGCGTGGACTCCGTCATGAAGACGCTGAGCGCGCGGTCGCTCGTCACCGAGGTGGGCGAGGTGGGCGGCGCCGTGCAGTACGGCACGACCACCGAGTTCCTCGAGCGGCTGGGCCTCGCCTCGCTCGACGACCTTCCCGAGCTCGCGCCGTACCTGCCCGACCTCGCTGACATCGATGGAGAGGGCCGCTGA
- a CDS encoding segregation and condensation protein A, which produces MTVPTEAPAGEQRPAFSVHLDNFEGPFDLLLSLISKHEMEITDVALARVTDEFLATIAAHETDWDLSQASEFLVVAATLLDMKAARLLPQGQVDDVEDLEMLEARDLLFARLLQYRAYKLVAGTFSQLLAAPRRLPRDVTLEPHFAMLLPELVWSVTPDDLARLAAHALQPKPEQAGVSLTHLHAPAVSVREQAALVTSRLQRERVVTFRALVQDADHVNVVVARFLALLELFKEAVVAFEQMRSLGELTIRWTGGDGDVDIEVSDEFDEGAAGGAPEADGSAQETETRSDD; this is translated from the coding sequence GTGACCGTCCCGACGGAGGCCCCAGCCGGGGAGCAGCGTCCGGCGTTCTCGGTGCACCTGGACAACTTCGAGGGTCCGTTCGACCTGCTGCTGTCTCTCATCTCCAAGCACGAGATGGAGATCACGGACGTCGCCCTTGCCCGCGTGACCGATGAGTTCCTCGCCACGATCGCCGCGCACGAGACGGACTGGGACCTGTCGCAGGCGAGCGAGTTCCTGGTCGTCGCGGCCACCCTGCTCGACATGAAGGCGGCACGGCTGCTTCCCCAGGGGCAGGTCGATGACGTCGAGGACCTGGAGATGCTCGAGGCGCGCGATCTGCTGTTCGCGCGCCTGCTGCAGTACCGGGCGTACAAGCTGGTCGCCGGCACGTTCTCCCAACTGCTCGCGGCGCCCAGGCGACTCCCGCGCGACGTGACCCTGGAGCCGCACTTCGCGATGCTGCTGCCGGAGCTGGTGTGGTCGGTCACGCCCGACGACCTGGCGCGCCTCGCTGCCCACGCGCTGCAGCCCAAGCCTGAACAGGCGGGGGTGAGCCTGACGCACCTGCACGCCCCAGCGGTGAGCGTGAGGGAGCAGGCCGCGCTCGTCACGAGCAGGCTGCAGCGTGAGCGCGTGGTGACCTTCCGCGCGCTCGTGCAGGACGCGGATCACGTGAACGTGGTCGTCGCGCGGTTCCTCGCCCTGCTTGAATTGTTCAAGGAGGCGGTGGTCGCCTTCGAACAGATGAGATCGCTCGGCGAGCTCACGATCCGCTGGACAGGCGGAGACGGGGACGTGGACATCGAGGTGTCCGACGAGTTCGACGAGGGCGCCGCCGGCGGTGCCCCCGAAGCGGATGGGTCGGCACAGGAGACGGAGACGCGATCGGATGACTGA
- a CDS encoding ParA family protein, whose product MGRVTDFPEPTPLRGHGPARVIALCNQKGGVGKTTTTVNLAAALAEYGRKVLVVDFDPQGAASAGLGVNPNELDTTVYDLLMRSSVGIDEIVRKTPVDGLDLVPANIDLSAAEVQLVGEVARESTLARGLRPVLDDYDVVLIDCQPSLGLLTVNALVAAHGVIIPLACEYFAMRGVALLVETIDKVQDRLNPRLAVDAIIPTMYDGRTLHAQEVVERVRERFGDKVTQTMIHRTVKFPDATVAAEPITTFAPKHTGAEQYRTLARELVAWGVAA is encoded by the coding sequence TTCCCCGAACCGACCCCGCTGCGAGGGCACGGCCCGGCCCGAGTGATCGCCCTGTGCAACCAGAAGGGCGGCGTCGGAAAGACCACCACCACCGTCAACCTCGCGGCAGCGCTCGCCGAGTACGGACGCAAGGTGCTGGTGGTCGACTTCGACCCGCAGGGCGCTGCCTCCGCCGGTCTCGGAGTGAACCCCAACGAGCTCGACACCACGGTGTACGACCTGCTCATGCGCTCGTCAGTGGGCATCGACGAGATCGTGCGCAAGACCCCGGTCGACGGCCTCGACCTCGTGCCCGCGAACATCGACCTGTCCGCCGCAGAGGTGCAGCTGGTGGGCGAGGTGGCGCGCGAGTCGACGCTGGCGCGCGGACTGCGCCCGGTCCTCGACGACTACGACGTGGTCCTCATCGACTGCCAGCCATCGCTGGGCCTGCTCACCGTGAACGCCCTGGTGGCGGCACACGGCGTGATCATCCCGCTCGCCTGCGAGTACTTCGCCATGCGCGGCGTCGCGCTGCTCGTGGAGACCATCGACAAGGTGCAGGATCGGCTCAACCCGCGCCTGGCCGTCGACGCGATCATCCCCACCATGTATGACGGTCGCACGCTGCACGCGCAGGAGGTCGTCGAACGGGTCCGGGAGCGGTTCGGCGACAAGGTCACGCAGACGATGATCCACCGCACCGTGAAGTTCCCGGACGCGACGGTCGCCGCCGAGCCCATCACGACGTTCGCCCCCAAGCACACGGGCGCGGAGCAGTACCGCACCCTCGCCCGCGAGCTCGTCGCCTGGGGCGTCGCGGCCTGA